The segment AATGTCACTGACGCCAGCGGCATGATTCGCGAGCAGCAACGCCGCGCGTATCAGCTGCTGCAAGAAGCAGGCTGGCGAATCGTCGACGACAAGATGGTCGATGCACAGGGCAAGCCGGTCACAATCGAATTTCTGCTGGCACAGACCGAATTCGAGCGCATTCTCCTGCCTTTCAAGCGCAACCTCAGCGACCTGGGTATCGACTTGCAGATCCGCCGGGTTGATACCTCCCAGTACCTGAACCGTCTGCGTTCGCGGGATTACGACATGATTGTGGGCAGCTTTCCCCAGTCCAGCTCACCTGGTAGCGAACAGCGCGAATACTGGGAATCGCTCAGTATCGATAAGCCCGGCAGCCGTAACTTCATAGGCCTCAAAGACCCGGCCATCGATCAACTGACCGAGGGCCTGATCAATGCCGAGTCCCGCCAGAGCCTGATCAACCATGCCCGGGCCCTGGATCGTGTCTTGCAATGGGGCTACTACGTCATCCCGAACTGGCACATCAAAACCTGGCGCGTTGCGTACTCAAGTCATATCGGCCACCCCGAAGTGACGCCAAAATATGACATTGGCACGGCAACCTGGTGGGCAAAACCTGACACCAAACCTGCAACTGCGACTAAACCTACAAGCGCGAGCCTGGAGCCTTAAATGCTGGCTTATATATTCAGGCGACTGCTGCTGATTATTCCGACGCTATTCGGAATCCTGCTGATTAACTTCGTCATCATCCAGGCCGCGCCCGGCGGCCCGGTTGAACAGATGATCGCCAAGCTGGAAGGTTTTGATGGCGCCACCAGCCGTATTGCGGGAGGTGGCTCGGAGGTGTCGGTGGCCGGCTCCAACTATCGTGGCGCCCAGGGGCTGGACCCGGAGCTGATCAAGGAAATCGAAAAGATGTACGGCTTCGACAAGTCGGCGCCGGAACGCTTGTGGATCATGATCAAGAACTACGCACAACTGGACTTCGGCGAGAGCTTTTTCCGAGACGCCAAGGTCATTGACCTGATCAAGGAGAAGATGCCTGTTTCAATCTCGCTGGGGTTATGGAGCACCCTGATCATGTATCTGGTGTCGATTCCGTTGGGGATCGCCAAGGCTACGCGACATGGAAGTCATTTCGACGTCTGGACCAGTTCATTGATCATTGTGGGCTATGCGATTCCCGCCTTTCTGTTTGCCATCCTGCTGATCGTGCTGTTTGCCGGGGGCAGCTACTTTGACTGGTTCCCGTTACGCGGCCTGACCTCCAACAACTTCGATGAGCTGAGCGTGGGCGCCAAGATCCTCGATTACTTCTGGCACCTGGCGTTGCCGGTCACCGCACTGGTGATTGGCAACTTTGCCACCATGACCTTACTGACCAAAAACAGCTTTCTCGATGAGATCAACAAGCAGTACGTGGTCACCGCCAAAGCCAAGGGTCTGACGAACCATCGAGTGCTCTATGGTCATGTGTTCCGCAATGCCATGCTGCTGGTGATCGCAGGTTTCCCGTCGGCGTTTATCGGGATTTTCTTTACCGGCGCCTTGCTGGTTGAAGTGATTTTCTCCCTGGATGGCCTGGGCCTGATGAGCTTCGAGGCGGCCATCAATCGCGATTACCCCGTGGTCTTCGGCACCCTGTTTATTTTCACGCTGGTCGGGCTGGTGGTGAAGCTGATCGGTGACCTCTCATACACCCTGGTTGATCCGCGTATCGACTTTGAAAGCAGGGAGCATTGAGATGAAATTATCGCCTCTGAATCGACGCCGCTTTGCGCGCTTCAAAGCCAATAAACGTGGCTGGTGGTCACTGTGGGTTTTTCTGGTGCTGTTCGGGCTCAGCCTGAACGCCGAATTGATCGCCAATGACAAACCACTGGTTATCCATTACGACGGGGAACTGTATTTCCCGGCGCTCAAGCGCTACCCGGAGACTGACTTTGGCGGTGAGTTCCCCCTCGAGGCCAATTACAAAAGCCCGTATATCCGTGAACTGCTGGCCAAGAAAGACGCCTGGGTGCTGTGGCCGCTCATCCCGTACAGCTATCAGAGCATTAACTACGACCTGAAAGTGCCCGCTCCAGCGCCGCCTTCAGCGGAAAACTGGCTAGGCACCGATGACCAGGGGCGCGATGTACTGGCCCGAGTGATTTACGGCTTTCGGATTTCAGTGCTGTTCGCTCTGACCCTGACCGTCTTGAGCTCAATCATTGGCGTGATCGCCGGAGCACTTCAGGGCTTTTATGGCGGCTGGGTTGACCTTGCCGGTCAGCGCTTTCTGGAAATATGGTCAGGCTTGCCCGTGCTGTACCTGCTGATCATTCTCGCAAGCTTTGTGCAGCCCAACTTCTGGTGGTTGCTGGGAATCATGCTCCTGTTCTCCTGGATGAGCCTGGTCGACGTAGTACGCGCCGAATTCCTCCGTGGGCGGAATCTGGAATATGTGCGCGCCGCACGCGCACTCGGCATGCAGGACATGGCCATCATGTACCGCCACATTCTGCCCAACGCCATGGTCTCCACCATGACGTTCATGCCGTTTATCCTGACCGGCGCCATTGGCACCCTCACCGCGCTGGACTTTTTGGGTTTCGGCCTGCCGCCAGGCGCTCCGTCACTCGGCGAACTGGTCGCTCAGGGCAAATCCAACCTGCAAGCACCCTGGCTGGGCATCAGTGCATTCGCGGTGCTGGCCATTATGCTCAGCCTGCTGGTGTTTATCGGCGAGTCCGCTCGCGATGCCTTCGACCCGAGGAAATGAGATGACACAAGACAATCTGATCGAAGTGCGCGATCTCTCCGTCGAGTTCATCGCCGGTGAAACACCGCAGCGTGTAGTGCAAGGCATCAACTTTGATATCAAGCGCGGGGAAACCCTGGCCCTGGTCGGCGAGAGCGGGTCCGGGAAGTCAGTGACCGCGCATTCGATCCTCAGGTTATTGCCCTACCCGCTCGCCCGTCACCCAAGCGGCAGCATTGCCTATGGCGGGCAGGACTTGCTGAGCCTGGACGAGAAAAAGCTGCGCCATATTCGTGGCAATCGCATTGCGATGATTTTTCAGGAGCCCATGACCTCACTGAACCCGCTGCACAGTATTGAAAAACAAATCAATGAGGTGCTGGGCATTCACAAAGGGCTTACCGGCAAGGCGGCCACACAGCGCACATTGGAGCTCCTGGATCTGGTTGGCATCCCTGAGCCTCACAAGCGCCTGAAGGCCCTCCCACACGAGCTCTCAGGCGGCCAGAGACAGCGTGTAATGATTGCAATGGCCCTGGCCAATGAGCCAGAGCTGTTGATTGCCGATGAACCCACCACGGCGCTGGACGTCACGGTACAGCTTAAAATTCTCGATTTGCTCAAGGATCTGCAAGCCCGCCTGGGCATGTCGCTGTTACTGATCAGTCACGATTTGAACCTTGTTCGACGAATTGCGCACCGAGTATGTGTCATGCAGCGCGGTTTAATCGTCGAACAAGCATCGTGCGAGCAGCTGTTCCGTTCGCCGCAACATCCTTACACCCGGGAACTGCTCAGTGCAGAACCCAGTGGAGGCCCGGCCAACACGGTTGCGGGCCCGCCATTGCTGCAAGTCGAGGACCTGAAAGTCTGGTTCCCGATCAAAAAAGGGCTGTTGCGCAAGACCGTCGATCACGTCAAAGCAGTGGACGGAATCAACTTCAGCCTGCCACAGGGCCAGACCCTGGGCATTGTGGGTGAAAGTGGATCGGGCAAGTCGACCCTGGGTCTGGCGATTTTGCGATTGATTGCCAGCAAGGGTTCGATCCGTTTTGAGGGCAAACGGCTAGACTGTTTGTCGCAGAAAGAAGTCCGGCCGCTGCGACGGGAAATGCAGGTGGTGTTCCAGGATCCGTTTGGCAGTCTCAGCCCGCGCATGAGCGTCAGCGAGATTGTCGGCGAAGGGTTGCGCATTCACCGCATGGGCACCTATGCAAAGCAGGAAATTGCAATTATTGAAGCCTTGCGAGAAGTAGGTCTGGATCCGGAAACCCGGCACCGTTACCCTCACGAGTTTTCAGGCGGACAACGGCAACGAATCGCCATTGCCCGCGCCCTGGTTTTGAAGCCGGAGTTGATTTTACTGGACGAACCAACCTCAGCGCTGGATCGGACAGTACAACGCCAGGTCGTGGAGCTGCTGCGATCACTTCAAACCAGGCACAACCTGACGTATTTGTTTATCAGCCATGACCTGGCTGTCGTCAAAGCGCTGAGCCACCAGTTGATGGTGGTCAAGCATGGCCAAGTGGTCGAACAGGGTGATGCGCAAAGTATCTTTGCCTCACCGCAACATCCATATACACAACAGCTGCTGGAAGCCGCCTTTTTGGCACCAGTGGCTGTCGATTAACCTGATAGAGGAACAACACATGGGTTTTCTCACCGGTAAGCGCGTACTGATCGTTGGTGTCGCTAGCAAATTGTCCATCGCTTCTGGCATTGCTGCCGCCATGCATCGTGAAGGCGCCGAACTGGCTTTCACTTATCAGAACGAAAAGCTGAAAGGTCGTGTTGAAGAATTCGCAGCTGGTTGGGGTTCAAACCCTGAACTGTGCTTCCCTTGCGACGTTGCCAGCGATGAAGAAATCGCCAAGGTCTTCGAAGACCTTAGCAAGAAGTGGGACGGTCTGGACTGCATCGTTCACTCCGTAGGTTTTGCTCCTGGCGACCAGCTGGATGGCGACTTCACTGACGCTACCACCCGTGAAGGCTTCCGCATCGCTCACGACATCAGCGCCTACAGCTTCGTGGCCCTGGCCAAAGCCGGTCGTCCGATGATGAAAGGCCGCAACGGCAGCCTGCTGACCCTGTCTTACCTGGGTGCAGAACGCACCATGCCTAACTACAACGTGATGGGCATGGCCAAGGCCAGCCTGGAAGCGGGCGTACGTTACCTGGCAGGCAGCCTGGGCCCTGAGGGCACTCGCGTTAACTGCGTATCGGCAGGCCCGATCCGCACCCTGGCAGCGTCGGGCATCAAGAACTTCCGCAAAATGCTGGCGGCCAACGAAGCGCAGACTCCTCTGCGTCGTAACGTCACCATCGACGAGGTCGGCAATGCCGGCGCCTTCCTGTGCTCCGACCTGGCGTCGGGCATCAGCGGTGAAATCATGTACGTAGACGGCGGCTTCAACACCACCGCTATGGGCAGCCTCGAAGAGTAAACCCTTAGCTGTAGCCGCCAATCAAAACGCCCGGTGCATTGAATGCACCGGGCGTTTTTTTGCACTGCGATTGCCTTTGGGAGCGGGCTTGCTCGCGATAGCATCAACACAGTCTGCCTGATACATCGCGCCGCCTGATCGCGAGCAACCCGCTCTCCCACTGAAAACAGGCAAAAAAATGGCCGCTCAATGAGCGGCCATTTTCAGTGAAGCGGGAGAACCCTTAGTAGCGCTCAACCTTGGCTTCGTTTTCCAACTGCTTGCGGTAGGCAGCAAAGTCCTGCTGGCCAACACGTGAAGCGAGGAAGCGACGGTACGAGGCCTTCTCTTCTTCCGTCGGCGCTACCGCGTCGTTGACGCCATTCAGGCGCAATACAACGACACTGCCATCAGCCAAGGTCACACTGCCAAATGTCGGCTTGTCCTTGGATACAGGCTTGGGCATGCGGAACACAGCTTGCAGCACGGCCGGATCAATACCTTCCTGACCACGGGCAACTGCTTCCTGGACCTTCCACGACTGACCATCAATTGGCTGATTCAACGGCAGTTTGCCATCGCGCAGTTCCTTGATGATTTCTTCAGCGCGGGTTTTGGCCGCTGCACTTGCGTGCTCTTTGACCAGTTGTGCCCGGATGCTCGAGGCAACAGCTTCCAGCGGCAACTGCTCTGGCTTGCGGTGCTCCTTGACGCGCAACACGACTACGGTCTCAGGATCGAGCTCGATAGCTGTGCTGTTAGCACCTTCATCCATCACTTCGGTGCTGAATGCGGCTTGAATCACAGCGCGGTTGGCTGCGATACCTTCACCACCCTCACGACCAAATGGCGCAGAGGTATGCACGGTCAGTTTCAGCTCTTGAGCAGGCTGAACCAGATCGGACGCTTCAAATGCAGAGTCTTCCAATTGCTTGGTTGCATCCACAAAGCGGCGTTCGACCTGCTGGGTTTTCAGGTCATGGGTCAGCTTGTCTTTCAGGCTGGCAAAGCTCGGCACTTCAGGTGCTTCGACGCCCAGCAACTTGATCAGGTGGTAACCGTAGGTGGTCCGCACCGGCTCCGAAACCTGGTCCTGCTTCAACGCATAGACTGCAGTTTCGAACACAGGATCGTAGACACCCTGCCCTGCAAAGCCCAAGTCACCACCATTGGCAGCCGAGCCCGGATCCTGGGAAAACTCTTTGGCCAGAGCCTCGAAGCTTTCACCTTTGGCCAGACGCTGCTGAATCTCGGCGATCTTGGCTTTGGCCTGCTCGTCGCTGACCTTGTCGTTGACTTCAATCAAGATATGCGCAGCCCGGCGTTGTTCAGCCAGGTTAGCGATTTCCTTTTGATACAAGGCTTGCAGTTCATCGTCTTTCACGGCCACCTGGTCAAAGAAAGAAGATTTCTTCAACTCGATATAGTCGATCACGACCTGATCAGGAGTCATGAACTCCTTGGCGTGCTCGTCGTAGTAAGCCTTGACTTCGTCATCGCTCAGCTTCACCGCAGCCGGGTCGGCCTTGATGTTCACAGAAGCGAAATCGCGGGTCTGCTTTTCGAGACGGGCAAAAGCATTGACCTGTTCATCGGTCACAAATCCACTGCCTGCCAAACCGGCACGCAACTGACCAATCAACATTTCCTGGCCCAGCATGTCGCGGAACTGAAGGCGGCCGTAACCCAGTTGACGAATCACCTGATCGAAACGCTCAGGGCTGAATTTGCCATCTTCCTGAAATTCAGGGGTTTGCAGAATGACTTGATCCAGAGCGGCCTCAGAGAACGAAAACTTCGCGTCTTTAGCGCCTTGCAGCAACAGCTTGCGATCAATCAACCCTTTGAGGGCCGCTTCACGCAGCATTTTTTCATCCAGCAACGAAGAGTCAAAATCCTTGCCCAGCTGCTGCAGCAACTGACGACGTTGCATGTCGACGGCCTGGCTCAGCTCAACTTGAGTGACTTCTTCACCGTTAACCTTGGCGGCATCCTGGCTGGTAGAGGTGGCTTGAAAAATGGCATCGAAACCGGTCAACGCCATTAACGCGACGATGACACCGATGATGGTCTTGGCAATCCAGCCTTGTGAATTGTCCCTGATATTTTGCAGCATGCTTCCCCCAGAAACGGTCTTGCATAATGAGCAACCGTGGAGCGTGGGTAGAGTCCGGATAGAAGAAAGGCGCATCCGAGGATGCGCCTTCTCGTAACTGGCGGAGCGGACCGGGCTCGAACCCGCGACCCCCGGCGTGACACGACGATGTAGCCACCGACTGCACTACCGCTCCGCTGCCAAGCCTGGCGTGCGCCTGACCCGGTTGGGTAAAAAGTGTTACAGAAACTTAGTTAACCGCTTCTTTCAGTGCTTTACCGGCTTTGAAGCCTGGTTTTTTAGCAGCAGGAATTTCCAGCGTTTTACCGGTCTGTGGGTTACGACCAATACGAGCAGGACGATCGGTTACAGAGAAAGTACCAAAACCAACCAGTACCACAGAGTCGCCAGCCTTAAGAGCGCCAGTGACGGATTCGATTACTGCGTCCAGCGCACGGCCAGCTGCAGCTTTCGGGATATCAGCAGATGCAGCGATAGCATCAATCAGTTCCGACTTGTTCACTCTAAGTCCCCTTATATCTATCTGAGTATGTTTCTAAAGTTTTTTGGTAAAAGCAAAACGACTGCTGAAGCACTTACGGACACTTATAGAGCCGCTTTATAACAAGGGCTCTAAAAAGCGTCAAGAAAGCCCATCAGGCGAATCCGTATTAATGCGTGCTAATTCTTTCCTTAGAGTCAGACTCTCGCTTCTCATCCTTGGCAACAATCTCGGGAGCCACATCCGGCAAGGGCTCCGGGGCGTATTGCAGCGCAATTTGCAGGACCTCGTCAATCCATTTAACGGGTTTGATCTGAAGATCCTGTTTGATGTTGTCAGGAATTTCCTTCAAATCACGAACGTTTTCTTCAGGGATAATTACAGTTTTGATGCCACCACGGTGTGCAGCAAGTAATTTTTCCTTCAGACCACCAATCGCGAGTACCTGACCACGAAGGGTAATTTCACCGGTCATGGCAACATCGGCGCGTACCGGAATCAGGGTCAATGCCGAGACCAGAGCAGTACACATCCCCACACCTGCACTAGGGCCATCCTTAGGCGTCGCGCCTTCCGGCATGTGAATGTGAATATCGCGTTTCTCGTGGAAATCCAACGGGATACCCAGGCTCTTGGCACGGCTTCGGACCACCGTCAACGCAGCGGTGATTGACTCTACCATCACGTCACCCAGCGAACCGGTCTTGATCAACTGGCCCTTTCCGGGCACTACGGCCGCTTCGATGGTCAGCAATTCGCCACCCACTTGAGTCCATGCCAGACCGGTCACTTGACCGATTTGATCCTGAACCTCGGCCAAGCCGTAGCTGAATTTTCTTACACCTAAAAAGTGCTCAAGCAGCTCTGGGGTGACGGTAACAGCAAAGCGTTTTTCCATCGCATGCTCTTTGACCGCCTTGCGGCAAATCTTCGCAATCTGGCGCTCAAGGCCACGTACACCGGCTTCGCGGGTGTAGTAACGGATGATGTCCCGGATTGCTTCGTTGTCAAATGCCAGCTCGCCCTTCTTCAAGCCATTGGCTTCGATTTGCTTTGGAGCCAGGTATTTGACAGCGATATTGATTTTTTCGTCTTCGGTGTAGCCAGGCAGACGAATGACTTCCATCCTGTCCAGCAACGCTGGCGGGATGTTCATCGAGTTGGAGGTGCACAGGAACATCACATCGGACAGGTCGTAGTCGACCTCGAGGTAATGGTCATTGAAATTGTGGTTCTGCTCGGGATCAAGTACTTCAAGCAATGCCGAAGCCGGATCGCCGCGCATGTCACTGCCCATCTTGTCGATTTCATCGAGAAGGAACAGCGGGTTGCGCACGCCAACCTTGGTCATCTTTTGAATCAATCTTCCTGGCATCGAGCCTATGTAAGTACGACGATGACCACGAATTTCTGCTTCATCTCGCACGCCACCCAAGGCCATACGTACGAATTTACGGTTTGTTGCGTGGGCAATGGACTCGGCGAGCGAGGTTTTACCAACGCCTGGAGGACCGACCAGGCACAGAACTGGGCCACGAATTTTCTTCACGCGCTTTTGCACGGCGAGATATTCGAGGATCCGCTCTTTGACTTCATCTAGACCGTAGTGGTCTGCGTCCAGAATGTCTTCAGCGCGCTTGAGATCCAGACGCACCTTACTCTGCGCCTTCCACGGCACCTGCACCAGCCAGTCGATGTAGGAGCGCACTACAGTGGCTTCTGCAGACATTGGCGACATTTGCTTGAGCTTGTTCAGCTCTGCCTGGGCCTTGGCCATTGCGTCTTTAGGCAAGCCCGCAGCGTCGATGCGTTTTTTCAGCTCTTCGATTTCGTTGTGACCTTCGTCACCATCGCCCAGCTCCTTCTGAATGGCCTTCATCTGCTCATTCAGGTAGTACTCGCGTTGGCTGCGCTCCATTTGCTTTTTGACACGGCCACGAATGCGTTTTTCCACTTGCAGCAGGTCAATCTCGGCATCCAGCAGTGCCAGAACGTGCTCAACCCGGGCCTGCAAGTCGATGATTTCGAGGATTTCCTGCTTCTGCTCGATTTTCAGCGCCATGTGCGCGGCCATCGTATCGACCAGGCGGCTTGGCTCATCAATGCTGTTAAGCGAAGACAGAACCTCGGCCGGGACTTTTTTGCCCAGCTGCACGTATTGCTCGAACTGCGAAAGCAGACTGCGAACGAAGACCTCGGATTCACGATCCGGGGCAGCCACTTCGTCAATCAAGGAGACTTCGGCACTCAGATAACCATCTGCCTGGCCAAAACGCTCAACTGCACCGCGCTGCTCACCCTCGACCAGCACTTTGACCGTACCGTCCGGGAGCTTGAGCAGTTGCAGGACAGTTGCAATGGTGCCGACGCGATAGAGCGCATCTTCGCCCGGATCGTCGTCAGCCGGATTCTTTTGAGCCAACAGCAGAATCTGCTTGTCGCCCGTCATCGCAGCCTCAAGGGCCTCGATCGACTTCTCGCGTCCCACGAACAGTGGGATCACCATGTGCGGATATACAACAACATCACGCAACGGCAGGAGAGGCAATTCGATGGTTGTCTTCATGATTTCGCCTCTACGGCGGCCAAAAGGCCGTAATCAGATGGATGTAAGCTTGAAGCCAAGATGGGGGCAGTCTTGAAAAAAAACAAGCGTTGAACGACAGGAAAAACAAAGGGGCCCGAAGGCCCCTTCTTTAACACGCAATGTGTAATGCCCGGCATTACGTTTACGCGTCAGGTGCAACCTTGGCAGTCGCTTCGTTGTTTTCATAGATCAACAACGGCTTGGACTTGCCTTCTATAACGCTTTCGTCGATCACAACTTTACTCACCTCGGATTGCGAGGGGATTTCGTACATTGTGTCGAGCAGCACGCCTTCAAGAATCGAACGCAGGCCACGAGCGCCAGTTTTACGCTCCAGAGCACGCTTGGCTACGGCCTTCAATGCGTCAGCACGGAACTCGAGATCAACACCTTCCATCTCGAACAGCTTCGCGTACTGCTTGGTCAACGCATTTTTAGGCTCGGTCAAAATCTGCATCAAAGCAGTTTCGTCCAGCTCATCAAGCGTTGCCAGAACAGGCAGACGACCCACGAACTCCGGGATCAGACCAAACTTGACCAAATCATCAGGTTCGACTTCACGCAGGGATTCGCCAACCTTCTTGCCCTCTTCCTTGCTGCGCACTTCAGCACTGAAGCCGATGCCGCCGCGAGTCGAGCGGGCCTGCACAACCTTCTCCAGGCCCGAGAACGCACCGCCACAGATAAACAGGATGTTGCGGGTATCAACCTGCAAGAACTCCTGCTGTGGGTGCTTGCGACCACCTTGGGGTGGAACGGAAGCCACGGTGCCCTCGATAAGCTTGAGCAAAGCCTGCTGCACACCTTCACCGGAAACATCACGGGTAATCGAAGGGTTGTCAGATTTGCGCGAAATCTTGTCGATTTCATCGATGTAGACAATACCCATCTGGGCTTTCTCTACGTCGTAATCGCATTTCTGCAGCAGCTTCTGAATGATGTTCTCAACGTCTTCACCCACGTAACCAGCTTCAGTCAGCGTGGTCGCGTCAGCAATAGTGAAAGGCACATTCAGCAGACGAGCCAAGGTTTCTGCCAGCAAGGTCTTACCCGAGCCGGTTGGGCCGATCAGCAAAATATTGCTCTTGCCGAGTTCAACGTCGTCGTTCTTTTTGTCACGCTGGTTAAGGCGCTTGTAGTGGTTGTACACCGCTACAGCCAAAACCTTTTTGGCACGTTCCTGACCAATGACGTATTGATCAAGGATGCCGCTGATTTCTTTTGGCGAAGGTAATTTATGCGCGCTGCTCTCGGCCTGGGCTTCCTGCACCTCCTCACGGATGATGTCATTGCACAGGTCAACGCATTCGTCGCAGATAAAGACCGAGGGGCCGGCAATCAATTTGCGCACTTCATGCTGGCTTTTGCCACAGAAGGAGCAATAGAGCAATTTGCCGTTGTCCTCGCCGTTGCGGGTGTCAGTCATTCGATCGATCCAAATCCGATAGGCTTGCAACACAAGATGAAGGCAACTGCGGGCTTTTTCAAGCCCGCAGGTGGTCGGTTAACCCAACCACCCACATTTGAGCTGCTTAAGCGGGCATTTGACGCTTGCTGAACACAGAGTCGATCAAACCGTATTCGGTTGCACGCTCGGCGCTCATGAAGTTGTCACGCTCAGTGTCACGCTCGATGGTTTCGAGAGTCTGGCCCGTGTGGTGAGCCAGCAGCGAGTTCAAACGATGACGGATGTTGAGGATTTCCTTGGCATGAATGTCGATATCCGACGCCTGCCCCTGGAAACCGCCCAGTGGCTGGTGAATCATCATGCGCGAGTTAGGCAGGCAGTGACGCTTGCCCGGTGCGCCACCGGCCAACAGGAAGGCACCCATGCTGCACGCCTGACCGATGCAGATAGTCGACACGTCAGGCTTGATGAATTGCATGGTGTCGTAGATCGACATGCCTGCAGTCACCGAGCCGCCTGGGGAGTTGATGTAAAGATGGATGTCCTTGTCCGGGTTCTCGGCTTCAAGGAAAAGCAGCTGCGCCGCAACCAGGTTGGCCATGTAATCTTCTACAGGGCCGACCAGGAAGATGATTCGTTCCTTGAGCAGGCGCGAGTAGATGTCATAGGCGCGCTCGCCACGGGCGGACTGCTCGACAACCATCGGGACCAGGCCGCCAGCGGCGTGGATATCAGAGTTCTGCTGAATATAAGAATTGCGGGACATGTCCGGCAGTCACTCCCAAATAGTCTTGTCTGGATACGCATAAGCCAGCTCGAGGCTGGCTTATGGTTGTGTTTTCTAACGAGTCAGAAATCAGTCGGCTTGTGGAGCTTCCACCGGCTTGACAGCTTCTTCGTAAGAGACCGCTTTATCGGTCACCTTAGCCTTCTGCAGAACAGTATCCACAACTTGCTCTTCCAGCACAACCGAACGAACCTCGTTCAATTGAGCGTCGTTTTTGTAGTACCAAGCTACAACCTGCTCTGGCTCCTGGTATGCGGAAGCCATTTCCTGAATCATTTCGCGAACGCGATCTTCGTCAGGCTTGAGGTCGAACTGCTTGACCACTTCAGCTACGATCAGACCCAGAACTACGCGACGGCTGGCTTGCTCTTCGAACAGCTCAGCTGGCAGTTGATCAGGCTTGATGTTGCCGCCG is part of the Pseudomonas sp. ML2-2023-3 genome and harbors:
- a CDS encoding microcin C ABC transporter permease YejB — translated: MLAYIFRRLLLIIPTLFGILLINFVIIQAAPGGPVEQMIAKLEGFDGATSRIAGGGSEVSVAGSNYRGAQGLDPELIKEIEKMYGFDKSAPERLWIMIKNYAQLDFGESFFRDAKVIDLIKEKMPVSISLGLWSTLIMYLVSIPLGIAKATRHGSHFDVWTSSLIIVGYAIPAFLFAILLIVLFAGGSYFDWFPLRGLTSNNFDELSVGAKILDYFWHLALPVTALVIGNFATMTLLTKNSFLDEINKQYVVTAKAKGLTNHRVLYGHVFRNAMLLVIAGFPSAFIGIFFTGALLVEVIFSLDGLGLMSFEAAINRDYPVVFGTLFIFTLVGLVVKLIGDLSYTLVDPRIDFESREH
- a CDS encoding ABC transporter ATP-binding protein; the encoded protein is MTQDNLIEVRDLSVEFIAGETPQRVVQGINFDIKRGETLALVGESGSGKSVTAHSILRLLPYPLARHPSGSIAYGGQDLLSLDEKKLRHIRGNRIAMIFQEPMTSLNPLHSIEKQINEVLGIHKGLTGKAATQRTLELLDLVGIPEPHKRLKALPHELSGGQRQRVMIAMALANEPELLIADEPTTALDVTVQLKILDLLKDLQARLGMSLLLISHDLNLVRRIAHRVCVMQRGLIVEQASCEQLFRSPQHPYTRELLSAEPSGGPANTVAGPPLLQVEDLKVWFPIKKGLLRKTVDHVKAVDGINFSLPQGQTLGIVGESGSGKSTLGLAILRLIASKGSIRFEGKRLDCLSQKEVRPLRREMQVVFQDPFGSLSPRMSVSEIVGEGLRIHRMGTYAKQEIAIIEALREVGLDPETRHRYPHEFSGGQRQRIAIARALVLKPELILLDEPTSALDRTVQRQVVELLRSLQTRHNLTYLFISHDLAVVKALSHQLMVVKHGQVVEQGDAQSIFASPQHPYTQQLLEAAFLAPVAVD
- the fabI gene encoding enoyl-ACP reductase FabI is translated as MGFLTGKRVLIVGVASKLSIASGIAAAMHREGAELAFTYQNEKLKGRVEEFAAGWGSNPELCFPCDVASDEEIAKVFEDLSKKWDGLDCIVHSVGFAPGDQLDGDFTDATTREGFRIAHDISAYSFVALAKAGRPMMKGRNGSLLTLSYLGAERTMPNYNVMGMAKASLEAGVRYLAGSLGPEGTRVNCVSAGPIRTLAASGIKNFRKMLAANEAQTPLRRNVTIDEVGNAGAFLCSDLASGISGEIMYVDGGFNTTAMGSLEE
- a CDS encoding HU family DNA-binding protein codes for the protein MNKSELIDAIAASADIPKAAAGRALDAVIESVTGALKAGDSVVLVGFGTFSVTDRPARIGRNPQTGKTLEIPAAKKPGFKAGKALKEAVN
- a CDS encoding SurA N-terminal domain-containing protein — translated: MLQNIRDNSQGWIAKTIIGVIVALMALTGFDAIFQATSTSQDAAKVNGEEVTQVELSQAVDMQRRQLLQQLGKDFDSSLLDEKMLREAALKGLIDRKLLLQGAKDAKFSFSEAALDQVILQTPEFQEDGKFSPERFDQVIRQLGYGRLQFRDMLGQEMLIGQLRAGLAGSGFVTDEQVNAFARLEKQTRDFASVNIKADPAAVKLSDDEVKAYYDEHAKEFMTPDQVVIDYIELKKSSFFDQVAVKDDELQALYQKEIANLAEQRRAAHILIEVNDKVSDEQAKAKIAEIQQRLAKGESFEALAKEFSQDPGSAANGGDLGFAGQGVYDPVFETAVYALKQDQVSEPVRTTYGYHLIKLLGVEAPEVPSFASLKDKLTHDLKTQQVERRFVDATKQLEDSAFEASDLVQPAQELKLTVHTSAPFGREGGEGIAANRAVIQAAFSTEVMDEGANSTAIELDPETVVVLRVKEHRKPEQLPLEAVASSIRAQLVKEHASAAAKTRAEEIIKELRDGKLPLNQPIDGQSWKVQEAVARGQEGIDPAVLQAVFRMPKPVSKDKPTFGSVTLADGSVVVLRLNGVNDAVAPTEEEKASYRRFLASRVGQQDFAAYRKQLENEAKVERY
- a CDS encoding ABC transporter permease, with the protein product MKLSPLNRRRFARFKANKRGWWSLWVFLVLFGLSLNAELIANDKPLVIHYDGELYFPALKRYPETDFGGEFPLEANYKSPYIRELLAKKDAWVLWPLIPYSYQSINYDLKVPAPAPPSAENWLGTDDQGRDVLARVIYGFRISVLFALTLTVLSSIIGVIAGALQGFYGGWVDLAGQRFLEIWSGLPVLYLLIILASFVQPNFWWLLGIMLLFSWMSLVDVVRAEFLRGRNLEYVRAARALGMQDMAIMYRHILPNAMVSTMTFMPFILTGAIGTLTALDFLGFGLPPGAPSLGELVAQGKSNLQAPWLGISAFAVLAIMLSLLVFIGESARDAFDPRK